The proteins below are encoded in one region of Syntrophotalea carbinolica DSM 2380:
- a CDS encoding ADP-ribosylglycohydrolase family protein, with product MLGALAGDMIGSRFEWHNIKTKAFELFTNGARFTDDTVLTVAQADALLTGESFRTKLKEYYRLYPHAGYGGRFHQWAGSDCQEPYYSFGNGSGMRVSPVGWYFNDLSTVLSEAHRSAAVTHNHPEGIKGAQAVASAIFLARSGENKAAIREFVATRFGYDFSWSLDDIRPWYRFDVTCQGSVPQALQAFFESDGFEDAVRNAVSIGGDSDTIACMAGAVAEAFYGEVPDEIAREVFKRLDEKLAGVTRRFLEVVGRSHTCS from the coding sequence ATGTTGGGAGCTCTGGCAGGCGACATGATCGGCTCGCGGTTTGAGTGGCACAATATCAAGACCAAGGCGTTTGAGCTGTTTACCAACGGGGCGCGGTTTACCGACGATACGGTGCTGACGGTGGCGCAGGCCGATGCTTTGCTGACGGGTGAATCTTTTCGTACGAAACTCAAAGAATACTACCGACTCTACCCCCATGCCGGTTACGGCGGGCGTTTCCATCAGTGGGCCGGCAGTGATTGTCAAGAACCGTACTATTCCTTCGGGAACGGTTCCGGCATGCGTGTCAGCCCGGTCGGCTGGTATTTCAACGATCTGTCCACGGTTCTCAGCGAGGCGCATCGCAGCGCCGCCGTGACGCACAACCACCCCGAAGGCATCAAGGGGGCCCAGGCGGTGGCATCCGCCATCTTTTTGGCCCGCAGCGGGGAGAATAAGGCCGCTATCCGGGAGTTTGTCGCTACCCGTTTTGGGTACGATTTTTCCTGGAGTCTTGACGATATCCGGCCCTGGTATCGTTTCGATGTAACCTGCCAGGGTTCGGTGCCCCAGGCTCTTCAGGCTTTTTTTGAATCCGATGGTTTCGAAGATGCCGTCCGCAATGCCGTGTCCATCGGTGGCGATAGCGATACCATCGCCTGCATGGCCGGGGCTGTGGCCGAAGCCTTCTATGGGGAGGTGCCGGATGAGATCGCCCGGGAGGTGTTCAAGCGTCTTGATGAAAAACTGGCAGGGGTGACGCGGCGCTTTCTCGAGGTTGTCGGGCGCAGTCACACATGTTCTTAG
- a CDS encoding uridylate kinase: MGDRHELENKLKGESLVRKGLMRSHAHIKPMRLIPDLHVIKIGGHGTMDYGREVVIPLVKEIGEASKDHKLLIVTGGGVRVRHILDIGIDLGMPTGVLAELAGKISEQNAEMMALLLSPWGGTRIKGEDLLDLPMMLKLGFLPVTHGTPPYGLFEHPPGTGLIPPHRTDTGAFLMAEVLGAASCILVKNVDGMFTENPFVNPDATLIPETTVDELLAMDMEDMVLERKLLYLLKDASSLKQVRIINGHKRGNIAKALRGEAVGTLIRA; encoded by the coding sequence ATGGGAGACCGTCACGAACTGGAAAACAAACTCAAGGGCGAATCCCTGGTACGCAAGGGACTGATGAGATCCCATGCGCACATCAAACCGATGCGCCTGATTCCCGACCTGCATGTGATCAAGATCGGGGGCCACGGCACCATGGATTACGGGCGCGAGGTGGTCATCCCCCTGGTGAAGGAAATCGGCGAAGCGTCCAAAGATCACAAGCTGCTGATCGTCACCGGCGGCGGGGTGCGGGTACGGCACATCCTCGACATCGGTATCGACCTGGGCATGCCCACCGGGGTACTGGCCGAACTGGCCGGCAAAATCAGCGAACAGAACGCGGAGATGATGGCCCTGCTCCTTTCCCCCTGGGGCGGCACCCGTATCAAAGGTGAAGACCTGCTCGATCTGCCCATGATGCTCAAACTCGGGTTTTTACCCGTCACCCACGGTACGCCCCCCTACGGGCTGTTTGAACACCCGCCAGGCACCGGCCTGATCCCTCCTCACCGTACAGATACAGGCGCCTTTTTGATGGCGGAAGTACTGGGGGCCGCCAGCTGCATTCTGGTCAAGAACGTCGATGGCATGTTTACGGAAAACCCTTTCGTCAATCCCGACGCCACACTGATCCCCGAGACCACGGTAGACGAGCTGCTGGCCATGGATATGGAAGACATGGTGCTGGAACGCAAGCTGCTGTATCTGCTTAAAGACGCCTCCAGCCTCAAACAGGTTCGCATCATCAACGGCCATAAGCGCGGCAATATCGCCAAAGCGTTGCGCGGCGAAGCGGTCGGGACCCTGATTCGCGCCTGA
- a CDS encoding DUF4125 family protein, producing the protein METRNIIIEQILELELAMFLSVPTAHRYRCQEDPESFRLHRQAQFAAWSAPTLESYLIDLQRAKAADRNLLAIKYARMDNLLPRENFSPAIDAIVPLALEGQKAFITRHPYLMQGGRPPAKEQDAPGQTSFETYLRSELETYSDKTLDLLHGDMLALQESGSSLSEATYRHLAKQWGFDSLETLEQTLRDKIASQKD; encoded by the coding sequence ATGGAAACCCGAAACATCATCATCGAGCAGATCCTTGAGCTGGAACTGGCCATGTTCCTCTCCGTTCCGACCGCGCATCGTTACCGCTGCCAGGAAGATCCCGAGAGCTTCAGGCTGCACCGGCAGGCCCAGTTCGCCGCATGGTCGGCACCGACACTCGAAAGCTACCTCATCGACCTGCAACGTGCCAAAGCCGCGGATCGCAACCTGCTGGCCATCAAGTATGCCCGCATGGACAACCTGTTGCCCCGTGAAAACTTCAGTCCCGCTATCGACGCTATCGTGCCCCTGGCGCTGGAGGGACAAAAGGCCTTCATTACCCGACATCCCTACCTGATGCAGGGCGGGCGACCACCTGCCAAAGAACAGGATGCCCCGGGCCAGACCTCTTTTGAAACCTACCTGCGCAGCGAACTCGAAACCTATTCGGATAAAACCCTGGATCTGCTGCATGGCGACATGTTGGCCCTGCAGGAATCCGGCTCCAGTCTGTCGGAGGCAACCTATCGTCACCTCGCCAAGCAATGGGGATTCGACTCCCTGGAAACACTGGAACAAACCCTGCGGGACAAAATAGCCTCGCAAAAAGATTGA